Below is a window of Populus trichocarpa isolate Nisqually-1 chromosome 3, P.trichocarpa_v4.1, whole genome shotgun sequence DNA.
tgcatcattttttttatcctttgcatcattttttgggaggttaatttaatttatttggtttcCAATTTCgatactaattttttattgctcttttttttatcattttcttcatttattttgttttttaatttaatctctgtttagtttctttcaattatttttgtgcATGGTTTAGTCCATGGTTGTCAAATTCGCGAGTTGACTAGTAAAATCGCCcaattttacgagtcaactcaGAGATATAGTGTGAAATCGTGTAGCAAACTCGAAAATCAGCAAACTTGGTTAAACTCAGACAAACTCGGttaaaatcggtcaaactcgaTAAACTCGGTCCGAGTTTACCGAGTTCgaagaaattaacaaaatctaTTCACTCTTCTCAGAATCTCAGTCATTTCCATCCCGTTTGTCTCACAAAAATCCCCCTTTCTCCAAATCCACCAGCAACGCCTTccactctctttctttctctcaaaacactcatttttttctctctacacTCAAGTCTTCACCACTGCGACGGAGGCGCAGCCACCAGAACCAGGTTCTTGCAATTTACTTGGCTTTCGGTgggttttttagattattaGAGATACAACAATGGAGACATCTCTAAGATATGGAGTAGATTCCAAAGCCCTCAAAATTCATGCCAATGAGAGGTTTGCCATTGATTCCAGCACCCACTTGCAGGTAACTGGGATTGATTTCTTGATATTATTTATGGGAATTCTTTAAAATGCAAATTTAaggctttaatttttaatttttgtttttgtttaggcTCACGGGGAGCTAGATACAAGAAGTAAATTGTAAGCTGTTGTCCTAGCTACCATATGCAACTAATATCTTCATTCCCTTACCATGACAGAGAAATTTAAAAGCAGCTGCGGAAGTATCTTGGAGCATCTATAATTTCCATAGAGAACAAGATGTTAGATTCAGAATTGGTTTTGAAGTGATTACCAAGGTACATTTCCTATAGCTTTATGGTTAAAACATCCGAAAGCATGTGCATTGTGTTATACATAGTCAAAAGCAACTGCTTTCGACTTGAGTTGTCTTCCTTTTtccactttttatttatttttcctattcagGTGCCTTATCtgcaaattagaaaaaataattggacCCTCAATGCTGACATGAATGGTAAATGGaatgttaaatttgttttgtgagCAAAGAAAGAGCATGATATATTCTCTTAGAGGTGAGATGCGTGATTGTAGAATGCCTGTTgatatatttctttgttttaggtTCTGACCTAACTGAATAATAAACTGCAATATGCTAATATGTATAGGGCCATCAATTAGATTTTTCACAAATTTGCATCCATCAAGAATTCTTACCTTTCATGCTGATTTTAGGTGATCTCTTTTTGTTTAGCTTGTTCGTTACAATTTGCCCCTCTTGTGGGATTCAGTAGAATGCTTAATTCATGTTCTCCATTGCTGATTATGGAACTTGCCAAACTAGTGTTTGTGACTTGCATAAGGTATCCAACTAAGTGTATGTTGTATAAGAAGTTAAGATAGGAAATCAGCATATACTAATACCCCTCACCCATTTATCTTCTAACACTCTGCTGCCAACATGTATTTAAATGAAGAAACTAAGAAGGTCATTTGAGCTGATGAGCAAAAACTGGTATTTTCTTTATACAGTAGACTCTTCTATTGATCTacgtttctatttgttggtaaatttgaatttttttttaactctttgcATGGATAGCTTGATTTCAGTTGGATATATCCAATCCTGTGTCTTTTTTTCCTGATGAAAGTGCTATAGTTCgctttatttcacttttattttaattgtgttatattattatatattacttAACTgtaattgtcaatatataattagttaaaatattttacttttctattttacaatttatgattcgagtttatattatatattccgtgtcgtgttaaaaaagcgtttttgacaaccttggtttagtcctcattgttttttttttttttatgatttgaaatttttctttgtgattttttcatgtCTTCTTTTTACATGGTAgtctcagtctcatgacccggTCTATCAGTTTCGATGATGAACCCGATTTAAGTTCGATCTTTTTTAAagtccttttttaaaaattatttttttcattttcatcatttgatgtTGAATTTATTGGGCCTTGAGTTTCGTGATTCGttctgcttttctttttgttaggtTATCTCTGCCTTATACCTCGGGTTGCAAGTTATttgagttaacttgggttaactcattttttttaaaattgatttttattttattctttatcattGAATTATTGATCATTGAAcgtgttttattaaatattatttaaaaacagcTTATTGAACTTTCATCTTTTTTGCTGAGTACTTCTTTTGGAAGTCTGATTTTtatcctcaatttttttatgatttttttttttaattttattgttttgcatGGAATAAATTGCCCCTCGATtagctcgggtttttttttttgttgaactttgtttttttgttaggtatattttttgaatttttttttatcccgatctcatatcaCGGTTGTGGGTTTATCAAATTAGACCAGGTTGACACgagttttcttctttaatattatattttttgattttttttattttaattattaaaatattaaatcttgaactttacaattttttttcaacagattgttttaattttacgATTTTCTTTTTGCAAGTTATTTCATTCTTAGTCATGCTTTAATGAATTTAACTTCATATTATCGTcgaatattattatgattttttttctaattttaatggtatttcatgccataaatttttatatactaCATGTAATAATGCTATCTGCAATGAAAGCAgttgaaaaggaataaaaagcCGTCGACAGCAGGGTTCGAACCTGCGCGGGCGAAGCCCAACAGATTTCAAGTCTGTCTCCTTAACCACTCGGACATATCGACACTGGTGCTGTTTGAAAGCTCTCTATAatctattaataaatatttcgcGAAGCACATAGCTCATGCAAGATACGTTTAGTAGAAAACTACGACCTCCAAGCTCAGGAGGTTGAAGGCCACAACTTATTTTTCCACTTTCTACTGTTTGAAAATTTACTCTAAGCTATATATCTACATAGGCTTTCTACATCCATTCCATACCCTTCCCTGTACATCTATTTTGTATGCAGGAAAAAAAGAGGGTAGATAATATATGTTGTTTTCTGACTTGATTTGTCAGAAGCAGAAGGAATAGAGCTTTAGGACAACAGCATCCATCACCTTTGACAACCGAACTGCGAAGGACCGTTTCGAGTACTGATAAAAAGCACTTCACCCGCAAAGAACAGTCATGGGGCGTAATGAACGTTCACTGAAACAATAATGCCGCGAGTCAAATGTGATGACCAGACAAGAATCTTGCGATTACTCAAATTTTTTAGACTGTCACTGTATAAGTTACATCAATTCTTAGCAGTACAACCTTCTGGTACTGTTAGAAACATCTAACAAGAAGTAACCTAGTATGGTACACATCAACAACGTTATTAAAGAGATAATATACATGAAGCATCCTCTCCTTTGCTGCCTAGAAGCTATCTTTCCTTCTTCCGAGAGAATCTTGTACCAAAGTCACAGTCGGCCACCCTCAAAGAAAGAGAGATCTCTTCGGCTTCTCACTGATTTTTTACTTCACATGAAGGAGAATGCAATTCCGTATTTTCTATGATACACTCGGGAATCTGGATTTCTCCATCCACTGGAAAGTAAGTATTGAATTCGACGTCCTATTCTAAGAGTTCTGTCTCTACCAATAAACCCTCCTCCCTAACACTAATGACAGCTTGGAAATGAGATCAACTTTACAAGGAAAAGGGAATCAGCTTTCATTATGCAGCCCGTAAAACAATCAATGAACTAGAGCCCAACCAATCAATCATGGCTTCTATTTACACTCTCCGCAACAaaacgatttttttttcccggaGAAACATCAAGCGGATCAGGAAGTCAACAAGCTTGTGAGGTAGCAAAGTAATTTGAGGTTTAGAGTCAAACATCTGAGGAACAATTGAGACAGGTGTGCTGCAGGTCTTGAAAAAAAGAGTAACGTGTTTCAggaattttgtaataaaaaccTTCAATGCAGAGACTATGAAATCAAGAATCAATTTAGGGGAATGGATAACTCACTGTTCGGGAAAACTCTCAACCCATTCAAGCCCTGCAGAACAGGTGCTTATGCTCATGTCATGAGTAGCCTTCAATAGAAGTTCTCTATAAATTCGCACTGGAAGTTGGCTGCAAAAAACGTGAAACTTCATGATAGAGTTGTTCAGCTTCGAATGGCTTGGAAACATATCCATCCATCCCACATCTTTGGCATTCCTCATATGTAGCCTGGATCACATCTGCAGTCATTGCCAGTATTGGTATATGCCAGTTTGACTCCATATCCCGAATTCTCCTTGTAGCTTCAAACCTGGGGGAAAAGgacattgtttttaaattagcaaCAAATCTATCTATGAATtaataaatccaaataaaatcaatgtacaGATAAGAATGCATCTGGATTATAGCACATCCAGCACAAACAGCTGCCATCACAAACTAGGCAgcctataaatatatatttcaaaactaGTAGTTTTCCTATTGCTGCGGGTTTCAAAAGTTAAccaaaaacttgaagaaatCCAACACTAAAATCTTAAAGGTGTGAAGCATCACATACCCATCCATTTCAGGCATTTGGATATCCATGAAGCAAGCATCAAATTTGTGAGGTGGCTTAAGCAATTTGATCGCCTTTTGGCCACTATCTGCACAGACAACATCAGCTCCATACTTCTTCAAAGCAGCAGCAGCTACCATGAGGTTCACTTTATTGTCATCTACAATAAGCATTTTTCTTCCAACAAGGAGTTTGCGAAGAGACAAACTAGGGTGTTCTCCATTGCAAGGATTCCCCTTATTCCCACCCATTGCTCGTTGTAAAGAAGCAGCCAGCATACTTGCCTTGAGGGGCTTGGTTATGACACTTGGGGTATAAACACCAGAAGTTGCAGTGTTTGTTCTTGAACTGAGAGAATTTCCCAAGAGGAACAGTTTTGTAGAAACCCCCGAGACAATTTTTTGTAACTTGTTGACAAAGAGAGCTGAAATGCTCGAATCCTTATCCCAAACTTCCTGTTCAATAAAGACCATATTGAcaactttattttcattgctTATGCTAGATAAACCTTGATTTAAATCCAAAACTAATTCAACATGTATTCCTAGTCGTTGGATCTGATATCTTGAGACCTTGGCCCTAACAGGCTTGGGGTCCACAACCAATGCAGTCATGCCCTGAAATTTGGAAGACATAGTGTTAGTTTGGGTTTTTAGTCTCTGCTTCTGGAGCTTGGAGTCATTTGAATTGGAGCAACCGTTGCTAAAGACAGCAGTGAAAGTGAAGGTGGACCCAATATCTGGTATGCTAACAAAGCCAATATCCCCATTCATGAGGCCAACCAAACACTTGCTTATGCTTAGGCCAATGCCTGTGCCTCCATATTTCCTGGAGATGGAGGGATCAACCTGCATAAAAGGAGTAAAAACACGAGGTTGGGCTTCTAGAGGGATCCCTTCTCCTGTATCCTCAACTGAAACTATTAGATTGATGAGGTCAGAAGAGGATGGCGAGAGAGTATGACTTGAGCCCTCTGGATTGAAAGTCTTAAATCCTACCCAACTCCGGCATCTATCTGCAACTGGCAAACCACTCAAGGTGTTTCGTGATGATGATTCTGTCTCAACATCTATCGAGTCCATCACCTCCTCAACAAGATGAACAGTGAGAAAGATGTGCCCTTTCTTTGTAAActggaaaaaagagaggaaaaaaaacatcagtcAACAACTCCTTTTTCCTTCTCGTTGATAGGGAGAAAATCATGAGTTAGGAGAGGCCATTAAGCCTAAAGACAAGGCACAATGTTCCTCATTCCACTCTTCCTCAAAAGGAAGATACAATTTTTATGTCACAATGGGGGCTAATTCCCACCAACACATGGCAAGCACAGAGAGATCTCTTCAGGATCACTGACAAGAAACCATTAGCTAATCCAGCTGCCAGAACTTGAAAACATGAAGACCTATGTTCCAAGCCTTAACACACAAAAATTTGCTTTGCATGGCAACAGACCATGGCTGGTGTTTTCTCCTATATCTCTGTGCAAGTTCTCAAGTTTTCAGTTGAATCAGTTTTTGGTAGCTGCTTATCAATTTGGAGATTCAACCTTAATTGTTACCAAAGAGGTTGAAGGAAGAAATAACTGGGAACTTACTTTGATTGAATTCCCCATGAGATTGGTAATAATTTGCCGAAACCTCCCTGGATCACCGATTAGCATTTCAGGAACACCATCAGACACGTAAACTGCCAACTGCTCTTCCCGCCAATTACATCATGAAAATGAAACATGTAAAGAAGGATCAAAGACAAGAAGTGGGGCCCAAAGGAAACCAAACAACAAATTTCGAGAAACATGTATTACCTCAACTCCTTTCTCGTGAGCCTTGCCAGAAAAGAGTGCCAATACTTCATCCATAATTGCTCGCAGATCAAACTGCATTGCCTCAAGCTCAATCTTACCAGATTCAATCTTTGCTTGATCCAAGACCTCATTTATAAGTGAGACTAGTGCTTTTCCACTGTCTTGTGCAGTTCTAACATAATCTTGCTGAGTTGCGTCTAGTTCTGTGTCCATAAGCATATGTAGCATTCCTGAAACACGGACAAAGGTAGTGTCATGGCTGCATGAACTTTGCACTGTTCCTTATACTGGACGAGTAATGGCCAAATTCAAAACTCACCTAGGACACCATTCATTGGGGTTCTGATCTCATGGGAAACCGTAGCAAGAAACTACAAAAAGTTGAGATTTATTTGGCTTTGTATGACATAACTTGCAAGCCTACAGAAAGGAGGAGCAGAATAGAAATACCAAATACCTGAGATTTTGCAACATCAGCTGCCTCAGCTCGTTTTTTAAGCTCCATCATCTCATTGTAATCATCTTCAACTTTGGCAATTCGATTCATAGTTGCATGGAATATGTAACCAATAAGCAATGCAATCACAAGGATGCCAATTGATGTTGTTATTGCTAACCATGGCCATGGTGGTTTTTGTTTGAATCTGCATTAAGAGAGACAACTAGTTAATGCAACTGTCTCAACTAATATACACTTAAAGCATTACAACATTGATTTAGCTACTCCCAGATGGAAGGTTCTCCattcttttgaataataatGGCATGACCACATCAAAACAAGGAAATTTGGACCAACCATATCACCATATCAATATACTATAATgctatcttttttattgaattaaaagaacTTATGGTATCTTGTGGTATGGTATTGAATAGTCAATCAAATAGAGATGGCTATTTCATACACAAGTTGAAGTCCATGCCATTCAACAAAAG
It encodes the following:
- the LOC7496567 gene encoding histidine kinase 3 isoform X4; the protein is MHSEREQFENQQGWTIKRMDTFEQSPVQKDDNVAKALEPSPIQEEYAPVIFAQDTVAHVVSLDMLSGTEDRENVLRARASGKGVLTAPFRLLKTNRLGVILTFAVYKTDLPSNAMPNERIQATDGYLGGIFDIESLVEKLLQQLASKQTILVNVYDITNQSHPISMYGSNVSDDGLEHVSALNFGDPFRKHEMRCRFKQKPPWPWLAITTSIGILVIALLIGYIFHATMNRIAKVEDDYNEMMELKKRAEAADVAKSQFLATVSHEIRTPMNGVLGMLHMLMDTELDATQQDYVRTAQDSGKALVSLINEVLDQAKIESGKIELEAMQFDLRAIMDEVLALFSGKAHEKGVELAVYVSDGVPEMLIGDPGRFRQIITNLMGNSIKFTKKGHIFLTVHLVEEVMDSIDVETESSSRNTLSGLPVADRCRSWVGFKTFNPEGSSHTLSPSSSDLINLIVSVEDTGEGIPLEAQPRVFTPFMQVDPSISRKYGGTGIGLSISKCLVGLMNGDIGFVSIPDIGSTFTFTAVFSNGCSNSNDSKLQKQRLKTQTNTMSSKFQGMTALVVDPKPVRAKVSRYQIQRLGIHVELVLDLNQGLSSISNENKVVNMVFIEQEVWDKDSSISALFVNKLQKIVSGVSTKLFLLGNSLSSRTNTATSGVYTPSVITKPLKASMLAASLQRAMGGNKGNPCNGEHPSLSLRKLLVGRKMLIVDDNKVNLMVAAAALKKYGADVVCADSGQKAIKLLKPPHKFDACFMDIQMPEMDGFEATRRIRDMESNWHIPILAMTADVIQATYEECQRCGMDGYVSKPFEAEQLYHEVSRFLQPTSSANL
- the LOC7496567 gene encoding histidine kinase 3 isoform X3; translation: MLCCWIVSVISMNWFINGGILETKAGLLGDGGKMWLKCLEKVSGNSCKIHHLYYQYIGSKRIRKTWWRKLLVAWIVGWITVSVWIFWYMSSQAFEKRKETLASMCDERARMLQDQFNVSMNHVQAMSILISTFHHGKNPSAIDQRTFARYTERTAFERPLTSGVAYAVRVMHSEREQFENQQGWTIKRMDTFEQSPVQKDDNVAKALEPSPIQEEYAPVIFAQDTVAHVVSLDMLSGTEDRENVLRARASGKGVLTAPFRLLKTNRLGVILTFAVYKTDLPSNAMPNERIQATDGYLGGIFDIESLVEKLLQQLASKQTILVNVYDITNQSHPISMYGSNVSDDGLEHVSALNFGDPFRKHEMRCRFKQKPPWPWLAITTSIGILVIALLIGYIFHATMNRIAKVEDDYNEMMELKKRAEAADVAKSQFLATVSHEIRTPMNGVLGMLHMLMDTELDATQQDYVRTAQDSGKALVSLINEVLDQAKIESGKIELEAMQFDLRAIMDEVLALFSGKAHEKGVELAVYVSDGVPEMLIGDPGRFRQIITNLMGNSIKFTKKGHIFLTVHLVEEVMDSIDVETESSSRNTLSGLPVADRCRSWVGFKTFNPEGSSHTLSPSSSDLINLIVSVEDTGEGIPLEAQPRVFTPFMQVDPSISRKYGGTGIGLSISKCLVGLMNGDIGFVSIPDIGSTFTFTAVFSNGCSNSNDSKLQKQRLKTQTNTMSSKFQGMTALVVDPKPVRAKVSRYQIQRLGIHVELVLDLNQGLSSISNENKVVNMVFIEQEVWDKDSSISALFVNKLQKIVSGVSTKLFLLGNSLSSRTNTATSGVYTPSVITKPLKASMLAASLQRAMGGNKGNPCNGEHPSLSLRKLLVGRKMLIVDDNKVNLMVAAAALKKYGADVVCADSGQKAIKLLKPPHKFDACFMDIQMPEMDGFEATRRIRDMESNWHIPILAMTADVIQATYEECQRCGMDGYVSKPFEAEQLYHEVSRFLQPTSSANL
- the LOC7496567 gene encoding histidine kinase 3 isoform X1, with the protein product MSLLHVFGFGLKVGHLLWMLCCWIVSVISMNWFINGGILETKAGLLGDGGKMWLKCLEKVSGNSCKIHHLYYQYIGSKRIRKTWWRKLLVAWIVGWITVSVWIFWYMSSQAFEKRKETLASMCDERARMLQDQFNVSMNHVQAMSILISTFHHGKNPSAIDQRTFARYTERTAFERPLTSGVAYAVRVMHSEREQFENQQGWTIKRMDTFEQSPVQKDDNVAKALEPSPIQEEYAPVIFAQDTVAHVVSLDMLSGTEDRENVLRARASGKGVLTAPFRLLKTNRLGVILTFAVYKTDLPSNAMPNERIQATDGYLGGIFDIESLVEKLLQQLASKQTILVNVYDITNQSHPISMYGSNVSDDGLEHVSALNFGDPFRKHEMRCRFKQKPPWPWLAITTSIGILVIALLIGYIFHATMNRIAKVEDDYNEMMELKKRAEAADVAKSQFLATVSHEIRTPMNGVLGMLHMLMDTELDATQQDYVRTAQDSGKALVSLINEVLDQAKIESGKIELEAMQFDLRAIMDEVLALFSGKAHEKGVELAVYVSDGVPEMLIGDPGRFRQIITNLMGNSIKFTKKGHIFLTVHLVEEVMDSIDVETESSSRNTLSGLPVADRCRSWVGFKTFNPEGSSHTLSPSSSDLINLIVSVEDTGEGIPLEAQPRVFTPFMQVDPSISRKYGGTGIGLSISKCLVGLMNGDIGFVSIPDIGSTFTFTAVFSNGCSNSNDSKLQKQRLKTQTNTMSSKFQGMTALVVDPKPVRAKVSRYQIQRLGIHVELVLDLNQGLSSISNENKVVNMVFIEQEVWDKDSSISALFVNKLQKIVSGVSTKLFLLGNSLSSRTNTATSGVYTPSVITKPLKASMLAASLQRAMGGNKGNPCNGEHPSLSLRKLLVGRKMLIVDDNKVNLMVAAAALKKYGADVVCADSGQKAIKLLKPPHKFDACFMDIQMPEMDGFEATRRIRDMESNWHIPILAMTADVIQATYEECQRCGMDGYVSKPFEAEQLYHEVSRFLQPTSSANL
- the LOC7496567 gene encoding histidine kinase 3 isoform X2, with the protein product MVGHLLWMLCCWIVSVISMNWFINGGILETKAGLLGDGGKMWLKCLEKVSGNSCKIHHLYYQYIGSKRIRKTWWRKLLVAWIVGWITVSVWIFWYMSSQAFEKRKETLASMCDERARMLQDQFNVSMNHVQAMSILISTFHHGKNPSAIDQRTFARYTERTAFERPLTSGVAYAVRVMHSEREQFENQQGWTIKRMDTFEQSPVQKDDNVAKALEPSPIQEEYAPVIFAQDTVAHVVSLDMLSGTEDRENVLRARASGKGVLTAPFRLLKTNRLGVILTFAVYKTDLPSNAMPNERIQATDGYLGGIFDIESLVEKLLQQLASKQTILVNVYDITNQSHPISMYGSNVSDDGLEHVSALNFGDPFRKHEMRCRFKQKPPWPWLAITTSIGILVIALLIGYIFHATMNRIAKVEDDYNEMMELKKRAEAADVAKSQFLATVSHEIRTPMNGVLGMLHMLMDTELDATQQDYVRTAQDSGKALVSLINEVLDQAKIESGKIELEAMQFDLRAIMDEVLALFSGKAHEKGVELAVYVSDGVPEMLIGDPGRFRQIITNLMGNSIKFTKKGHIFLTVHLVEEVMDSIDVETESSSRNTLSGLPVADRCRSWVGFKTFNPEGSSHTLSPSSSDLINLIVSVEDTGEGIPLEAQPRVFTPFMQVDPSISRKYGGTGIGLSISKCLVGLMNGDIGFVSIPDIGSTFTFTAVFSNGCSNSNDSKLQKQRLKTQTNTMSSKFQGMTALVVDPKPVRAKVSRYQIQRLGIHVELVLDLNQGLSSISNENKVVNMVFIEQEVWDKDSSISALFVNKLQKIVSGVSTKLFLLGNSLSSRTNTATSGVYTPSVITKPLKASMLAASLQRAMGGNKGNPCNGEHPSLSLRKLLVGRKMLIVDDNKVNLMVAAAALKKYGADVVCADSGQKAIKLLKPPHKFDACFMDIQMPEMDGFEATRRIRDMESNWHIPILAMTADVIQATYEECQRCGMDGYVSKPFEAEQLYHEVSRFLQPTSSANL